The genomic region CGACTTCCTGGCGGCCGGCGACGCCGAGGCCGGTGAGCACGAGGCCGCCGCGCGGGTCGGTGAAGGCGCGGACCTGGTCGCGGTAGCGGCGGGCGCGGCGGATCCGCGGGTGGCTCTCGTCGGTGAAGGGTTCGAGGTCGGCGGTCAGGGGCGCGCGTTCGGCGGGATCGGTGATGGCCGGCGCGAGCAGCAGCGCGTCGATGCCGTTGACCTCGCGGCCGGTGAGCTGCTCGAGCGCGTACAGGAACGGCGGGTTGAGCGGCGCGGCCAGGTCGTCGGCGTCGAGGTGCTGCGCGAACCACTCTCCGGCGACGTCCGCGGCGACGACCAGATGGCCGGTCAGGCCGAGCACGCAGGTGTCGCGGGCCGACGGCGCCGGCACCAGCGAGGTGGTCAGGTCGGCGGCCGGGAAGACGCCGCGTTCGATCCCGCGCAGAATGTCCGCCAGAGTTGTCATCACGGGCCATTCTGGTGGAGACCCCGCCACGGCCCGGACCCAGGACCGGCTTCCCGGCGGGTCCTGCCAGTGGTGCCACCGCGACGACGCCGAACGACCGGACCGGCGTGCACGGGGTGCCGAGCAGGCCTGCCGACCGGCGGGCCGGGACGGAGACAGGGTGCGGAAACCGCAGCTGACCAGAGCCGAGGGACTGCCGGAGCGGGTCACGATCTACGAGGTCGGCGCCCGGGACGGGCTGCAGAACGAGGACGCGATCGTCGACGTCGCGGTCAAGGCGGAGTTCGTCCGGCGGCTCGTCGACGCGGGGCTGACGACGATCGAGACGACCAGCTTCGTGCACCCGAAGTGGGTCCCCCAGCTCGCCGACGCGGCCGAGCTGCTCACCGCGCTCGACCTGCCGAGCGGCGTACGGGCGCCGGTGCTGGTACCGAACGAGCGAGGGCTGGACCGCGCGCTGGCCGCCGGGGTGCGGGAGATCGCGATCTTCGCCAGCGCCACCGAGACGTTCGCGCGGAAGAACCTGAACTCCACCCTGGACGAGCAGTTCGCGATGTTCACGCCGACGGTCGAGCGGGCGCTGGACGCCGGGCTGGCGGTCCGCGGCTACGTCTCGATGTGTTACGGCGATCCGTGGGAGGGCGACGTACCGGTCGAGCAGGTCGTCCAGGTCACCGCGCGACTGGCCGAGCTCGGCTGCCACGAGCTCTCGCTCGGCGACACCATCGGCGTGGCGACCCCGGGCCAGGTGATCGACCTGATCGGCGCGCTCGGCCAGGCCGGTGTCGGCGTCGACCGGCTCGCCGTGCACTTCCACGACACCTACGGCCAGGCCCTCGCCAACACCCTCACCGCCCTGCGCGAAGGCGTCACCACCGTCGACAGCTCAGCCGGCGGCCTCGGCGGCTGCCCGTACGCCGAATCCGCCACCGGCAACCTCGCCACCGAGGACCTGGTCTGGCAGCTCGACGGCCTCGGCATCCGCACCGGCGTCGACCTGGAAAAGCTGGTCACCACCAGCACCTGGATGTCCACCCACCTCGGCAAACCCTCCCCCAGCCGAGTAGTCCAGGCCCTCGCCGGCTAGACCGACCCCGCGCGAACCCGCTGGGCCGTGGCCTCGCACCCGTGCTGCCGTGTCGCCGGTCCAATGGACGACGACGGGTGGCGGACAGTGGCCGCAAGGTGACAGCGGGGTCAGCGGGCGATGGGAGGCCAATAGCTTCGGGGGATGCGAGCTTCTTCGTCTGGCTTCAGGGTGGTGGCGTACGCCGCCGTGGCGGTGGGTGTGGTGTCGAGCGGATGCGGTTCCAGTGCTGAGCCCCGGAGCGATGTCGCAGCTTCAGCCGCGCCCTCGTCCACCTCGCCCTCGACCACGCTCAGCAAGGCCACGCCGAGCGAGATCACGCCGAGCAAGGTCACGCCGTCGTCGGTCACGGAGATGAGTGCTGCGGACAAGCAGCTCCTGCGGACTTTGCTGGGGCCGACCTCGTTGTGTGTGCCGGCGGATGGTCTGCGGGTGGAGTGTGGACGGGTGTACGCGGCGACGTCCAAGGTGGTGGGAACGGTCGAAGCTGCGTTGAAGGGCATGCCGGCGACGAAGCCGTACCAGGATGCCGCAAGCAATCTGCGGCTGTTCCAGAAGACCTACCGCACGATGAGGACTCTCGGCTGTTTCGCGGCGAAGAAGCCGAAGGAGGCCGAGCTCTGCACGAGCCTCGCCAACGTCGCGAGATTGACCTTGCTGATCGCCGTCTGACCAGCTGCACCGTCGCAGGTGGACAAGGTCACGCCGACGCTCCGTCCGGCAGTGTCACCGGGATTCCGGCGGGCCGGCGGGCGTGCCCCAGGTGGTCAGGCAGAACGCGTGCCCGGCCGGGTCGAGGTAGACCCGGAAGACCGCGGGCGACGGTTGCAGCACGGTCTTGGTGGCACCGGCCGCGATGACCTCGGCCTCCGTCGCGTCCAGGTCGGCGGTCTTGAAGTCCAGGTGGCACTGCTGCGGAACCCGCGGATCGGGCCAGGTCGGGGCGCGGTGGTTCAGGTCCCGCTGGAAGCCGAGGCTGACGCCGTCGAGGCGCAACTCGACGAAGGTCTCGTCGGCCGCGGCGATCGAACCACCGCAGATCCGCTGGTAGAACGTCGCCAGCTCCAGCGGTTCCGGGCAGTCCAGCGTCGGTCCCCACAACGGCGCGACCACGGCCACCTACTGCTCGATCGGCCGCGGGATCCGCCGGACCAGGCTCTTGTCGGCGTACTCGCCGATCCGGTACGTCGACCAGCCGTCCACCCCGGCGCCGACCGCGCCACCCAGCAGGGGCACCCGCCGGGTCACCGTCAACGCCATCCGCTTGCCGCTGACCCGGGCGATCAGCTCGCCGACCACCTCGCCCGCGACCAGCCGGTCCAGCTCCGGGTCGAACACCGGCGCGGTGGCGATCGCCAGCGGCGACGTCGGCAGGCTGGCCTTCTTCAGCCGGTCGGTGACGCCGTCCTCGCCGAGCAGGCAGGTGATCACGGCGGTCCGGACGCGCGGGTCGCCGAGGTCGTAGCCGCGCAGGTGCGCGATCGCGGCGACCATCCGGGCCTGCACAACGGCCAGGCCGGTGAGGTTCGCGGGCAGCGACACCGGCAGGGTGACCAGCCCGCCGACGCTGGTCACGAAGCCCTGGACGCCGGCCAGCCGGATGTGCTGGTCGATCACCGCCTCGATCGCGACCGCGACGTCGCCGTCGGCCTTGGCCAGCTTCTGCTCGGCCAGCTTCTCCGCGCCGGGAAACCGCTGGTACCCGTCGATCGCGATCTCGAGCACCTGGCGCAGGATGCCCGCGGCGGCCTGCGGCGCGAATCGCTGGGCGGCAGGCGCGAGACTGCTGGCGACGAACCTTGCTACTCCGGCCACGGTGCTCCTCGAGGCTTCGGTGGGGCGCGTCCACCCGGCCTCGCGGGCGGCGCACTGCCAACTCTACGTGCCGCCCCCGGCCACGCCACCCGGGACGAACCCCGACCGCGCCCTGAGCACCCCACCACGCTCCATGCAGCCGCTAGGTTGGCGGGATGAGGATGACAGTGGTCGGCTGCGCGGGATCCGCTCCCGGACCGGACTCGGGCGCGTCCAGCTACCTGGTGGACAAGGACGGCTTTCGGCTGCTGCTCGACCTCGGCGCGGGATCGGCCGGCCCGCTGCAGCGCTACGCCACCGCGGAGGACATCGACGCGGTAATCCTGTCTCACGCGCACTCCGACCACTGGGCCGATGTCACGCAGCTGTCGTACTACCGGTCCAAGGCAGTCCGGGAGGGTTCGGCGTGCGGCCCGCTGCGGATCTACGGGCCCTCGACCATGAACGAGGTCCTGACCAGCAATCCCGACGACTTCACCAGCACCTTCGTCCAGGCGGGTGACCTCGAGCTGGGACCGCTCCAGGTCCGGCTGGCCCAGGTCCGCCACGGTGACCTGGAGTGCTGGGCGAGCAGGGTCGACGACGTGCTCTGCTACACCGCCGACACCGAGCCGTGCGCCGCGCTGGACGAGCTCGCGGACGGCTGCGGCGTACTGCTGGCGGAAGCGTCGGGGTTCGACGCGGACGGGCCGCTGCGCGGGCATCTGACGGCCGGGGACGCCGGGCGGTTGGCGGCTCGGGCCGGGGCCAGACTGCTGGTGCTGACCCATCTCCGCGCCTGGCAGGACCACCTGCGGCTGCTCGACGAGGCGGCCCAGCTCGCCGGGTGCCCGGTGATCCTGGCCACCCCGGGGCTGCGCGTCGCGCTCTGACACCCTGCCCGGCGTGCGGCTGCCGGGACGAGGGGTGAAGGATGGTGGCGTGCCTGTCGAACCACCCGCCTCCGTCTGGGAGTTCCCGCCGGTCGCCGTGGCCGGGGCCGGGGACGTGGTGGCGGCCGGTGCGGATCTGGAGCCGGGGACCGTGCTGGCGGCGTACCGGCGGGGGCTGTTCCCGATGCCGGACAGCCACGGCCCGTTGCTGTGGTGGTCGCCGCTGGAGCGGGGGGTGATCGAGGTGGCCGGTTTCGCCCCGTCCCGCTCGCTGCGCCGCGCGCGGAACCGGTACGAGATTCGCGTCAACACCGCGTTCGACCAGGTCATCCGCGCCTGCGCCGACCCGCGCCGGCCCGGGTCGTGGATCGATCGCGACATCATCGAGTCCTACACCCGGCTGCACCGGATGGGCTGGGTGCACTCGGTCGAGGCGTGGGACGGCGACGAGCTGGCCGGCGGCCTGTACGGCGTGGCGATCGGCGGCCTGTTCGCCGGCGAGTCGATGTTCCACCACAAGACCGACGGCTCGAAGGCGGCCGTCGCCGGTCTGGTCGAACTGCTCGACGACAAGTACGCCGCCGAGCGGGTGTTCGACATCCAGTGGGTCACCGACCACCTGGCCACCCTGGGCGCGGTCTCCATCCCCCGCGACCAGTACGTCCGCCGCGTCCAGCGCGCCCTGGAACTGCCTTTACCCGACGCCTTCGCCTAACCCGACAAAGGCGGCGTGCTCGGCGATCGCGAGTTCGAAGAAGGTGTCGGCCGGGTCGAACGTGCCGACCAGCTGACCGAAGAGCTCGAAGCTGATCAGCCCGAAAAGCTGCGTCCACACCATGGCCATCCGCAGCAGCAGGCTCTCCGGTACGCCGGGCGCCACCTCGATCAGCTGGGCCAGCTGCTCCACCAGTACGTCGTGGGGCTCCACCGCGTCCGCCGGTACCACCAGGACGCCGGCCTCCTGAGCGCGGGAGAGCACCCCGAGCAGGGCAGCCGCCACCCGGGTCGCGGGCTGGATCGTCGTCTGCGGCGCGGTGTAGCCGGGCACGGGTGAGCCGTAGATCAGCGCGTACTCGTGCGGGTTCGCCTTCGCCCAGGACCGCACCGCGCGGGAGATCGCGAGCCAGGCCGCGCGCGGGTCCTGCTCGGCCCGGGCGGCGTCCTCGGCCGCGGCGCCGAGCGCGTCGTACGCGTCGATGATCAGCGCGGTCAGCAGGTCGTCGCGGCTGGGGAAGTACCGGTACAGGGCGGACGAGACCATGCCGAGCTCGCGGGAGACCGCGCGCAGCGACAGCCGCTCGGCCCCCTCGGCGGCGAGCTGGCGGCGGGCAGCGTCCTTGATCTCCCGGGTCAGCTCGGCCCGGGCCCTGTCACGTGCGGTGCGGCCGGCGTTCATGTCCAGCAGTCTGCCATGAACACCGCACTGAAGCGAGAGCAGTGCTCTTGACAAGGATCGGCTTGCCCTGTTCACTGATCACAACAGAGAGCGCCGCTCTCGGACAGGGAGGCCGCCATGCAGAACTACGACTCGAACCGCCTGATCACCGCCGGAAGCCGCAGCATGCTGGTGTTCAACAAGATCGTGGCGGGCCTCACCAAGCGCGGCATCAGCTTGATGGGCAGCCGGGTCCTGTCGGTCCGCGGCCGCAAGTCCGGCGAGTGGCGCAGTACGCCGGTCAACCTGCTCACGCTGGACGGCCAGACCTACCTGGTCGCGCCGCGCGGCCACACCCAGTGGGTCCGCAACCTGCGCGCGCACCCCGAGGCCCGGCTCCGTCTCGGCCGGACGACCGAGACCTTTCACGCCGTCGAGCTGGCCGACGCCGACAAGCCCGAGATCCTGCGGCTCTACCTGAAGAAGTGGGCCTGGGAGGTCGGCGCGTTCTTCGACAAGGACGTGCGCAAGGACTCCCCGACCGAGCGCCTGCTCGAGGTCGCCCCCGGCGTCCCGGTCTTCCGCCTCACCCCGGCGTGATCCGTCCGTCGCTCAGCTACAGTCCTGGCCGGATCAGCGACGGACCTACGCCGTGACCGCCGACCGCGAACCGAGTGCCAAGATGGCGGCATGATCAGTCCCGAGCAGTTGACCGCGGCGCCGAAGGTGCTGCTGCACGATCACCTGGACGGCGGGCTGCGACCCGCGACGATCGTCGAGCTGGCCCAGGAGATCGGGCACCGGCTGCCGCGGACCGATCCGGCCGAGCTGGGCGAGTGGTTCGTGGAGTCGGCGGACTCGGGATCGCTGGAGCGGTACCTGGAGACGTTCGACCACACGGTCGCGGTGATGCAGCACGCCGAGGCGATCACCCGGGTCGCGAGCGAGTGCGTGCAGGACCTGGCCGCCGACGGCGTGGTGTACGCCGAGATCCGGTACGCGCCGGAGCAGCACCTGACCGCAGGGCTCAGCCTGGAGCAGGTGGTCGACGCGGTCGGGGCCGGGTTCGAGCACGGGATGGCGCACGCCGAGCGGCCGATCGTCGCCCGCCAGTTGCTGACCGCGATGCGGCACCAGGCCCGGTCGATGGAGATCGCCGAGCTGGCCGTCGCCTACCGCGACGCCGGGGTGGTCGGCTTCGACATCGCCGGGGCCGAGGCGGGCTACCCGCCCACCCGGCACCTGGACGCGTTCGAGTACCTGCAGCGGGAGAACGCGCACTTCACCATTCACGCCGGCGAGGCGTTCGGGCTGCCGTCGATCTGGCAGGCGATCCAGTGGTGCGGCGCGGACCGGCTCGGGCACGGCGTGCGCATCATCGACGACATCAGCACCGACGGACCGGACGGCAAGGTCGAGCTCGGCCGGCTGGCGGCGTACGTGCGGGACAACCGGATCCCGCTGGAGATGTGCCCGAGCAGCAACCTGCAGACCGGCGCGGCCAGCTCGATCGCCGAGCACCCGATCGGCCTGCTCGCCAAGCTGCGCTTCCGGGTCACGGTGAACACCGACAACCGGCTGATGAGCGGCACCTCGATGAGCCGCGAACTGGCCCTGCTCGCGGACGCCTTCGGCTACGACCTGACCGACTTCCGCTGGTTCGCGATCAACGCGATGAAGTCCGCCTTCCTGCCCTTCGACGAACGCCTCGCCATCATCGACGACGTCATCAAGCCCTGGTACGCCGCGAACCAGGACCTGGCCTGAGCATGCAACCTCCGGGGCCCGGCCGGACTCTTGTTCGGTATGCAGGCAGAGGTCTCGGAGGGGCAGCCGGGGTGGGCGGTCGCGCCCGTACGCCGGGCTGACGCCGCCGCCGAGTTCAGCGAGTACGTCGCGACCCGGTACGACGGCCTGCTGCGGATGTCGTACCTGCTGACCCAGGATCGCGGGCTGGCCGAGGATCTGCTGCAGACGACGCTGGCGCGGTGCTGGCTGTCGTGGCCGAAGATCAAGGCCGACAACCCGCACCACTACGTCCGGCGGGCGCTGGTCAACGCCCACCGGGCGTGGTGGCGGGTGAAACGCACCAAGCTGGAGATCCCGACCGACGCCGTACCGGCGGACGCCGCCGACGGCGGGTACGACGTGCTGCACGAGAACACCGTGCTGCTGGCCGCGCTCGCCCGGCTGCCGCGCAAGATGTGCGTCGTGGTGGTGCTGCGCTACCTCGAGGACCTGTCCGAGGCGGACACCGCGGCCGTGATGGGCT from Kribbella flavida DSM 17836 harbors:
- a CDS encoding EcsC family protein; translation: MAGVARFVASSLAPAAQRFAPQAAAGILRQVLEIAIDGYQRFPGAEKLAEQKLAKADGDVAVAIEAVIDQHIRLAGVQGFVTSVGGLVTLPVSLPANLTGLAVVQARMVAAIAHLRGYDLGDPRVRTAVITCLLGEDGVTDRLKKASLPTSPLAIATAPVFDPELDRLVAGEVVGELIARVSGKRMALTVTRRVPLLGGAVGAGVDGWSTYRIGEYADKSLVRRIPRPIEQ
- a CDS encoding hydroxymethylglutaryl-CoA lyase, whose translation is MRKPQLTRAEGLPERVTIYEVGARDGLQNEDAIVDVAVKAEFVRRLVDAGLTTIETTSFVHPKWVPQLADAAELLTALDLPSGVRAPVLVPNERGLDRALAAGVREIAIFASATETFARKNLNSTLDEQFAMFTPTVERALDAGLAVRGYVSMCYGDPWEGDVPVEQVVQVTARLAELGCHELSLGDTIGVATPGQVIDLIGALGQAGVGVDRLAVHFHDTYGQALANTLTALREGVTTVDSSAGGLGGCPYAESATGNLATEDLVWQLDGLGIRTGVDLEKLVTTSTWMSTHLGKPSPSRVVQALAG
- a CDS encoding nitroreductase family deazaflavin-dependent oxidoreductase, whose product is MQNYDSNRLITAGSRSMLVFNKIVAGLTKRGISLMGSRVLSVRGRKSGEWRSTPVNLLTLDGQTYLVAPRGHTQWVRNLRAHPEARLRLGRTTETFHAVELADADKPEILRLYLKKWAWEVGAFFDKDVRKDSPTERLLEVAPGVPVFRLTPA
- the aat gene encoding leucyl/phenylalanyl-tRNA--protein transferase; this encodes MPVEPPASVWEFPPVAVAGAGDVVAAGADLEPGTVLAAYRRGLFPMPDSHGPLLWWSPLERGVIEVAGFAPSRSLRRARNRYEIRVNTAFDQVIRACADPRRPGSWIDRDIIESYTRLHRMGWVHSVEAWDGDELAGGLYGVAIGGLFAGESMFHHKTDGSKAAVAGLVELLDDKYAAERVFDIQWVTDHLATLGAVSIPRDQYVRRVQRALELPLPDAFA
- a CDS encoding adenosine deaminase, which encodes MISPEQLTAAPKVLLHDHLDGGLRPATIVELAQEIGHRLPRTDPAELGEWFVESADSGSLERYLETFDHTVAVMQHAEAITRVASECVQDLAADGVVYAEIRYAPEQHLTAGLSLEQVVDAVGAGFEHGMAHAERPIVARQLLTAMRHQARSMEIAELAVAYRDAGVVGFDIAGAEAGYPPTRHLDAFEYLQRENAHFTIHAGEAFGLPSIWQAIQWCGADRLGHGVRIIDDISTDGPDGKVELGRLAAYVRDNRIPLEMCPSSNLQTGAASSIAEHPIGLLAKLRFRVTVNTDNRLMSGTSMSRELALLADAFGYDLTDFRWFAINAMKSAFLPFDERLAIIDDVIKPWYAANQDLA
- a CDS encoding SigE family RNA polymerase sigma factor → MQAEVSEGQPGWAVAPVRRADAAAEFSEYVATRYDGLLRMSYLLTQDRGLAEDLLQTTLARCWLSWPKIKADNPHHYVRRALVNAHRAWWRVKRTKLEIPTDAVPADAADGGYDVLHENTVLLAALARLPRKMCVVVVLRYLEDLSEADTAAVMGCSVGTVKSQTSRALAKLRLDPALTKEDWR
- a CDS encoding TetR/AcrR family transcriptional regulator — its product is MNAGRTARDRARAELTREIKDAARRQLAAEGAERLSLRAVSRELGMVSSALYRYFPSRDDLLTALIIDAYDALGAAAEDAARAEQDPRAAWLAISRAVRSWAKANPHEYALIYGSPVPGYTAPQTTIQPATRVAAALLGVLSRAQEAGVLVVPADAVEPHDVLVEQLAQLIEVAPGVPESLLLRMAMVWTQLFGLISFELFGQLVGTFDPADTFFELAIAEHAAFVGLGEGVG
- a CDS encoding MBL fold metallo-hydrolase, translated to MRMTVVGCAGSAPGPDSGASSYLVDKDGFRLLLDLGAGSAGPLQRYATAEDIDAVILSHAHSDHWADVTQLSYYRSKAVREGSACGPLRIYGPSTMNEVLTSNPDDFTSTFVQAGDLELGPLQVRLAQVRHGDLECWASRVDDVLCYTADTEPCAALDELADGCGVLLAEASGFDADGPLRGHLTAGDAGRLAARAGARLLVLTHLRAWQDHLRLLDEAAQLAGCPVILATPGLRVAL
- a CDS encoding VOC family protein: MAVVAPLWGPTLDCPEPLELATFYQRICGGSIAAADETFVELRLDGVSLGFQRDLNHRAPTWPDPRVPQQCHLDFKTADLDATEAEVIAAGATKTVLQPSPAVFRVYLDPAGHAFCLTTWGTPAGPPESR
- a CDS encoding GCN5-related N-acetyltransferase → MTTLADILRGIERGVFPAADLTTSLVPAPSARDTCVLGLTGHLVVAADVAGEWFAQHLDADDLAAPLNPPFLYALEQLTGREVNGIDALLLAPAITDPAERAPLTADLEPFTDESHPRIRRARRYRDQVRAFTDPRGGLVLTGLGVAGRQEVAIEIPESSRGRGLGRHLARTARALVPPGTHLWAQVTPGNAASLRTFLAAGYTPVGSEALLVR